One window of Amaranthus tricolor cultivar Red isolate AtriRed21 chromosome 11, ASM2621246v1, whole genome shotgun sequence genomic DNA carries:
- the LOC130826837 gene encoding uncharacterized protein LOC130826837 — MDKGKRPAEGESSTLEEPWRALVNIPVWAEIETLKIWDKKEGESELDYKRRMEMIYKKSQQVYEGIIDEGIAELIERIAQLEREFDRWDRGIDVVDNERCKNAEASGARAEIVEEDVLVVDPNSVLQIDFDKEDPEEDLGEDPEEVLEEGLEENTWGNSEEEAEEFYEDSAEGGYNADMEVEAADREDNISESDSDITMWEEILPEPEIVELSYSKEQLDMSDSLPIETPTDSDSTSSDDSGDANFDPDLYEEDRDRMDASPFTI, encoded by the coding sequence atggataaaggaaaaagacctgcTGAAGGGGAAAGTAGTACCCTAGAAGAACCATGGAGAGCCTTAGTAAATATACCAGTCTGGGCAGAGatagaaacattaaaaatttgggacaagaaagaaggagagagtgagctagattataagcgcaggatggagatgatctataaaaagtctcaacaagtttatgagggaataatagATGAGGGAATTGCTGAGTTGATTGAGAGAATTGCTCAATTGGAGCGAGAGTTTGATAGATGGGATAGAGGAATAGATGTTGTAGACAATGAGAGATGTAAGAATGCTGAGGCTAGTGGGGCAAGAGCTGAGATTGTTGAGGAGGATGTTCTAGTGGTCGACCCTAACTCAGTTCTGCAGATAGATTTTGATAAGGAGGATCCTGAGGAGGATCTAGGAGAAGATCCCGAGGAAGTCCTCGAAGAAGGTCTGGAGGAAAATACTTGGGGAAATTCCGAGGAGGAGGCTGAAGAGTTTTATGAGGATAGTGCGGAAGGGGGATATAATGCTGATATGGAGGTAGAAGCAGCTGATAGGGAAGATAATATAAGCGAGAGTGATAGTGATATTACAATGTGGGAAGAAATATTACCCGAACCAGAAATTGTTGAGCTTTCATATTCTAAGGAACAACTAGATATGAGTGACTCCCTACCCATAGAGACACCCACTGATTCTGATAGCACATCCAGTGACGACTCCGGGGATGCTAATTTTGACCCTGACTTATATGAGGAAGATCGGGACCGTATGGATGCATCGCCTTTTACTATATGA
- the LOC130826507 gene encoding uncharacterized protein LOC130826507, which translates to MTSTRSSRLETEDEHRRRVLEDAVITLVSRDNCQRHGQTAFDKVLQMRPPSYNGTTDPVILEGWIQTMEKVFRATRCSEEEKHDIGAYYLEGEADNWWTMLHPFAPHACPAKAEKVLRYINRMDPRVQISVMSSKPATFQEGYDIALSIHTTILENEARMRNARPPPQQQFLRRINIEKGGSSRIPPRPVIHEKPTFQQAPVLRNIVEPRKCNRCSKNSHPGVTCEEKLIVCYRCQELGHKSYQCPNLELLDLPRLQHRRIECIA; encoded by the exons ATGACGTCCACGAGATCTTCGAGGTTGGAAACAGAAGACGAGCACAGAAGGAGAGTGCTCGAGGATGCAGTAATAACTTTGGTTAGTCGGGATAACTGCCAGAGGCATGGACAGACCGCATTTGATAAAGTCTTACAAATGCGACCTCCTTCATATAATGGCACTACTGATCCGGTGATATTAGAAGGATGGATCCAGACCATGGAAAAAGTATTCCGGGCGACCAGATGCTCAGAAGAAGAGAAACATGATATCGGCGCCTATTATCTGGAGGGTGAAGCAGACAATTGGTGGACAATGTTGCACCC GTTCGCCCCTCATGCTTGCCCAGCCAAAGCTGAGAAGGTTCTACGGTACATCAACCGTATGGACCCAAGAGTGCAGATTTCGGTGATGAGTTCGAAGCCTGCAACGTTCCAGGAGGGGTATGATATAGCCCTGAGTATCCATACTACTATCCTAGAGAACGAAGCCAGAATGAGGAATGCTAgaccaccaccacaacaacaATTCCTGAGAAGGATCAACATTGAGAAAGGTGGAAGTTCTAGAATTCCGCCAAGGCCGGTGATTCATGAGAAACCCACATTTCAACAGGCACCCGTACTTCGCAACATTGTAGAACCCAGAAAATGCAACCGTTGTAGTAAGAACTCGCATCCAGGAGTCACCTGTGAGGAAAAACTGATAGTCTGTTACAGATGCCAAGAACTAGGGCATAAATCATATCAATGCCCGAATCTGGAGCTGCTAGACTTACCTCGCCTGCAACACAGAAGAATCGAGTGTATTGCATGA
- the LOC130826508 gene encoding uncharacterized mitochondrial protein AtMg00860-like, translating to MRLCIDYRELNRVTIKNKYPLPRIEDLFDQLNAAGIFLKIDLRSGYHQIPVKKEGIQKTAFRTSYSKSEEEHEKHLRLVLDILSKQKWFAKLSKCDFWLKEVTFLGHVISNEGVMVDPAKVRAIVEWESLKNISEVRSFLGLAGYYRRFVKDFSKIVQPMTKLMRKEVRFQRSIECEAAFQKLKERLTTAPVLALPVEGV from the exons ATGCggctatgcattgactaccgAGAATTGAATCGAGTAACTATCAAGAACAAATATCCATTGCCCCGAATAGAAGATCTATTTGATCAGTTGAATGCCGCAGGAATCTTTTTGAAAATTGATCTGAGATCCGGGTATCATCAGATTCCAGTGAAGAAGGAAGGTATTCAAAAGACGGCTTTCAGAACCAG TTACTCGAAGAGTGAAGAAGAgcatgaaaaacacttaaggcTAGTCTTAGACATCTTAAGTAAGCAGAAATGGTTTGCAAAGCTATCCAAATGTGACTTCTGGCTGAAAGAAGTAACATTCCTCGGACATGTCATCAGTAACGAAGGAGTTATGGTGGATCCAGCGAAGGTTCGAGCGATCGTTGAATGGGAGAGCCTTAAGAATATATCTGAAGTACGTAGTTTCTTGGGCCTCGCCGGTTACTATAGAAGGTTCGTGAAAGATTTCTCGAAGATCGTCCAACCTATGACGAAATTGATGAGGAAAGAAGTTAGATTCCAACGGTCTATAGAGTGTGAAGCAgcttttcaaaaattaaaagagaggtTGACCACTGCACCTGTTCTTGCTTTACCTGTGGAAGGTGTGTAA
- the LOC130826836 gene encoding D-xylose-proton symporter-like 3, chloroplastic: MSLEMVSITSTTWTIHLPQFKTSLFKKSFTPFTRSVSHINIINSSLFSNFQLHRKKLSEKRRRDIVMEKPSIYGLETSLLSHKLKAQKEDYPVEQDFTEVEVFSWSSVILPFVFPALGGLLFGYDIGATSGATISLQSAELSGTTWFNLSAVQQGLVVSGSLYGALFGSIFVFPIADFLGRRRELVIAAILYAIGGLTTALAPDLNVLLVGRLLYGLGIGWAMHGAPLYIAETCPSQIRGTLISLKELFIVLGILLGYFVGSFEINVVGGWRYMFGLSVPLASLMGLGMLSLPPSPRWLLLRAVQGEGSLQEYKERAIAALSRLRGRPVGDKVSEKQIEDTIVSVKAAYQDQESEASFLEVFQGPNLKAFIIGGGLVLFQQITGQPSVLYYAGQILQSAGFSAASDATRVSVLIGLFKFVMTGVAVLKVDDLGRKPLLIGGVTGIAVSLFLLAAYYKFLDGLPLVAVAALLVYVGSYQISFGPISWLMVSEIFPLRTRGRGISLAVLTNFGSNAIVTFAFSPLKELLGADNLFLLFGTIAFLSLIFIVTLIPETKGLSLEEIEAKLSE, encoded by the exons ATGTCATTAGAAATGGTATCAATTACCAGTACTACTTGGACCATCCACCTGCCACAATTCAAAACTTCACTCTTCAAGAAATCATTTACTCCTTTTACAAGGTCTGTGTCCCACATTAACATTATTAACTCATCATTGTTCTCGAACTTTCAGTTACACAGAAAAAAATTGAGTGAAAAAAGGAGGAGAGATATTGTCATGGAAAAACCATCAATTTACGGTCTTGAAACTTCACTATTGTCTCATAAGCTAAAAGCCCAGAAAGAGGATTACCCTGTTGAACAAGATTTTACAGAAGTTGAAGTCTTTTCTTGGTCTTCTGTAATTTTGCC GTTTGTATTCCCTGCATTAGGTGGGCTGCTTTTTGGATATGATATTGGTGCTACTTCTGGAGCTACTATATCATTACAG TCTGCAGAACTTAGTGGAACAACATGGTTTAATTTGTCAGCAGTTCAACAAGGCTTAGTG GTGAGTGGATCACTTTATGGAGCTCTTTTTGGCTCTATTTTTGTCTTTCCAATAGCTGATTTCCTTG GAAGGAGACGAGAACTTGTTATTGCTGCAATCCTTTATGCAATAGGTGGCCTTACCACTGCGTTAGCTCCGGACCTGAATGTGCTTTTGGTTGGGAGGCTTCTTTATGGCCTTGGCATTGGTTGG GCTATGCATGGGGCCCCTCTTTACATTGCAGAAACTTGCCCTTCCCAGATTCGAGGAACTCTAATTTCATTGAAAGAACTCTTCATCGTTCTTGGCATCTTG TTGGGTTACTTTGTTGGTAGCTTTGAGATCAATGTGGTTGGAGGTTGGCGTTACATGTTTGGGCTGAGTGTTCCACTTGCTTCTTTAATGGGCCTTGGAATGTTAAGTCTTCCTCCTTCGCCTCGTTGGTTGCTTCTTAGAGCTGTTCAAGGTGAAGGATCTTTACAAGAATACAAGGAACGAGCTATTGCTGCTCTTAGTAGACTCCGAGGCAGACCTGTTGGTGACAAGGTGTCGGAAAAGCAAATTGAAGACACAATAGTTTCAGTGAAGGCTGCTTACCAAGATCAGGAGTCGGAGGCAAGCTTTTTAGAGGTGTTTCAAGGACCTAATTTAAAAGCATTTATAATTGGAGGAGGTCTTGTACTTTTTCAGCAG ATAACCGGGCAGCCCAGTGTTTTGTATTATGCTGGTCAAATTCTACAG AGTGCTGGATTTTCTGCAGCTTCTGATGCCACGCGAGTTTCAGTGTTGATTGGCCTATTTAAG TTTGTTATGACAGGAGTTGCTGTTCTTAAAGTTGATGACCTTGGAAGGAAACCCTTACTTATAGGAGGTGTTACCGGGATT GCTGTGTCCTTGTTCCTTCTTGCGGCTTACTACAAGTTTCTTGACGGGCTCCCATTAGTTGCCGTAGCAGCCTTACTTGTATACGTCGGTAGCTATCAA ATATCCTTTGGACCTATCAGTTGGTTAATGGTATCAGAAATATTTCCCCTTCGCACAAGAGGAAGAGGAATCAGTCTAGCTGTTTTGACAAATTTTGGTTCAAATGCTATCGTGACCTTTGCTTTCTCACCATTGAAG GAGTTGCTTGGAGCGGATAATCTTTTCCTTCTATTTGGAACTATTGCTTTTCTGTCCCTCATATTTATAGTGACACTGATTCCGGAGACCAAAGGCTTAAGTCTGGAAGAAATCGAGGCTAAATTGTCGGAATGA
- the LOC130826838 gene encoding transcription initiation factor IIA large subunit-like, whose amino-acid sequence MTTSATSAVYIHVIEDVIEKVREDFVGDGGPGEKVLHELQGLWEMKMMQAGAVLQPSERPAVPRTAPGAGITPVHDLNMPYEGTEEFETPTADMLFTPTSLQTPVQTPLPGTTESSMYNIPTGSTDYSTPNSNEGLGTPIDIKLGAGRPDPYMLPPSSWMNQRPTIGVDVNVAYVEGREEVDRGTSQPIQDFFTGPTGKRKRDELPPQFQGGGYIPQQDGAGDNFELEFLQSKPTGKGGTFELQKGCSSNIPQLDGPIPDPYDDILSTPNIYNYQEVVNEDYNVVNTPAPSDLQAGTPAPSVQNDVGDVNDDDEPPLNENDDDDLDDIDQGEELNTQHLVLAQFDKVTRTKSRWKCTLKDGIMHINNKDILFNKASGEFDF is encoded by the exons ATGACGACTTCTGCTACAAGCGCTGTATATATTCATGTCATTGAAGATGTCATTGAGAAAGTTCGTGAAGATTTTGTTGGTGATGGAGGTCCCGGTGAAAAAGTTCTTCATGAACTTCAAGGA cttTGGGAGATGAAAATGATGCAAGCCGGTGCGGTATTGCAGCCGAGTGAAAGGCCGGCTGTGCCGAGGACTGCGCCGGGGGCAGGGATTACGCCAGTTCATGATCTGAATATGCCTTATGAAGGTACCGAAGAGTTTGAAACTCCTACTGCTGATATGCTGTTTACGCCG ACATCGTTGCAGACTCCAGTTCAGACTCCTTTGCCCGGAACAACAGAAAGTTCAATGTATAATATTCCTACTGGATCTACAGATTATTCTACTCCAAATTCCAATGAAGGTTTAGGTACCCCTATTGACATAAAGCTTGGAGCTGGAAGACCCGATCCATACATG CTACCACCTTCATCATGGATGAATCAGAGACCTACAATTGGTGTGGATGTTAATGTGG CTTATGTAGAAGGACGTGAAGAGGTGGATAGAGGAACCTCACAACCAATTCAG GACTTCTTTACCGGACCTACTGGAAAGAGAAAACGTGATGAGTTGCCACCACAATTTCAGGGGGGTGGATATATACCGCAACAAGATGGAGCTGGAGATAACTTTGAACTGGAG tttttaCAAAGCAAGCCTACCGGAAAAGGTGGCACATTTGAATTGCAAAAAGGATGCTCTTCCAATATTCCACAACTAGATGGACCAATTCCTGATCCTTATGATGACATTCTTTCCACACCCAAT ATATACAACTATCAAGAAGTTGTTAACGAAGACTACAACGTTGTGAACACTCCCGCTCCTAGTG ACCTGCAAGCTGGTACCCCTGCTCCCTCTGTCCAGAATGATGTCGGTGATGTAAACGATGACGATGAACCACCTCtgaatgaaaatgatgatgatgatcttgaTGACATTGACCAAGGAGAAGAGCTTAACACACAACATTTGGTTCTGGCTCAGTTTGACAAG GTGACACGTACCAAGAGTCGATGGAAGTGTACCCTTAAGGATGGCATAATGCACATAAACAACAAGGACATTCTATTCAACAAG GCATCTGGAGAATTTGACTTCTAA